From Nocardia sp. NBC_00416:
GTTCGATATCGCGGAGTCACGGGGCCCTGCGCCGGCACAGTCCGGGTGGGGAGCCTCTCGTCAGGATCGATCCGGGCCGGTGGCCACGCCTTCTTTGGTTCGACGGAACTGTGGCACATGTAGCGGATATCTGATCCGTGCAACCACAGCACGGTCGCCGATTCTCCAATGTCTCACCTTCCTTATTCCACTGAAAGGTGTTGAATCACATGCCGGCTCAACTCACGACCCGAGCGCAGGTCAACGGGTATCGGTTCTTGCTGCGCCGACTCGATCACGCGCTGGTCCGCCGAGATATCCGGATGCTGCACGACCCCATGCGTTCACAGGCACGGTCCATGGTCGTCGGTGTGGTGCTGGGGCTGCTCGGCCTGGCCGGCTGCGCCATTCTGGGGTTTCTGCGCCCCGTCGGCGCCGTGGACGATGCGAAGATCGTGGTGGGCAAGGACAGTGGCGTCACTTACGTCATCGTCGAGGGGCATCTGCATCCGGTGCTGAATCTGGCCTCCGCGCGTCTCGTCGCCGGGAGCGACGAGAGCCCGACCTCGGTGAAGGAATCGAAACTGGCATCGATGCCGCGTGGTCCGCTGCTCGGGATTCCCGGTGCCCCGGCAGGGCTTACCGGACCCGCCGGGGGTGCGCGGTCGTCCTGGACGCTGTGCGAGACGACGGTGCTGTCGAAGTCCGGTAGCGCCGTCTCCTCGCCGGGCGTGATCACCACGGTGTCCTCGGCGGAGCCCGAGCCGGGTGACCGTTCGCGGCCGATGCGTGACGACCAGGCGCTGCTGGTCGAGTACGGCGGCCGGATTCATCTGCTGTACCGGGGGCTGCGTGCCGAGGTGGATCCGAACGATCCGGCGGTGGCGCGGGCGCTGAAGCTGACCCCGGAACACCGGCCGCGTCCGGCGGGGCCGGGTTTGCTCAATGCGGCGCTGGAGGTGCCGCCCATCGCCGCACCGCTCATCCCGCAGACCGGGGCGCCGGGTCCGGCTACCTTGGTGGATCACCGTATCGGCGAGGTGATCCGCGGGGGCGGCGAGCTGTACGTGATCGTCGCGGAGGGTGTGCAGCGTGTCTCGGAGTTCACCGCGCAGCTCCTCCGCAATGCGAATTCGCTCGGGGCCGGCGAGATCCCGACCGTGCCGCCCGACGTTCTCAACGGGGTTCGGGTGGTGAATACCCTTCCTGTGGACCGCTTTCCGGATGTCGCGCCCGATATCGTGGCGGCCGAGCAGATGCCCGTCGCGTGCCTGGCTTGGTCGCGCGGGGAGCACGACCGGCTCGCGCGGGTGGGGACACTGGTCGGGGACGCGTTGCCGATGAGTGAATCGGCCGAACCTGTCGAACCGGTATCGGCCGACGGGATCGGGGAACGGGTCGACGGCGTGTATGTCCCCCCGATGACAGGTGAGTTCGTGCAGGTCACCGGTATCGAGCCGGATAGCGTTCGGCGGCAGAGCCTCTACTACATCGGCGACAACGGCGTTCGCTACGGGATACCGGATATGGCCACCGCGCGGATTCTGGGTCTCGGCGATGAGCCGCGTCTCGCGCCCTGGCCCATCGTCGGTGGGCTGATCGCCGGTCCGGCCCTGGAGAAGGCAGCGGCGCTGACTGCCCATGATCGGTAGCGCGTAGCTCGCCGGATGGGCGGGTTCGTACCGGAAAATGTAAAAACTCGGCGTCGGCGATCCTGCTTCCCTCCGGCCACGTGTTGCGATGGTTTCGGTATTCAGGCAGGTGCGGGCCGGGAACGGGCGAACCTGTGATTCGAATGATGAAGCGGGAGTGGTTCGCCAGTGACCGAGTCGGCGATCACCGAGGACGACGATGTGGAACCGGAACTGTGCCGGGTTTCCGTGGTCGGGGGGAACACGCAGGTCGATATCGCCCTGCCCGCGGCGGTGCCGATCGGCGCCTATATCGCCGATGTCGTCGACCTCGTCCTATCCCGGAACCCTCCGCCGGTCGACGACGAGGCAAGCGAACTGGACGGCGGGCACTGGACACTCGCGCGGTTGGGGCGCGACGCCATTGCGACGACCCGATCCCTGAACGAGGCCGACATCTGCGACGGTGATCTGCTGGTGTTGCGCGCCGTGGACAGCCGGGAACTGCCCGCGCTGTTCGACGATGTCATCGACGCCGTGGCCCGGCTCACCGAATCCGGCTTTCGTGGCTGGTCGGCTACGGCGGCCGGCTGGACCGGGATGATCGCGGCCGTGGCGGCGGTGTGTGTCGAGATCGGTCTGCTCTTGGGCGCCCGAGCCGGCACGGACACCTCAGCGCAGGCCTGGGTTGCTGTCGGGGGTGGCTTCGTGGCGCTCGGTGCCGCTGTGGTCGCGGCGCGGGTCTATCGTGCCGACGCGCCCGCCGCCACGCTGTCGGTATGCGGTTGCGGCCTGATCTGCGCCGGGGCCGCCTTGTTCGTACCGGGCGCGCCGGGGGCGCCGCACGCCATGCTCGGCGGCGCGGTGACGGTGGTGGTCGCGGTGGGATGCCACCGGATATCGGGGGCCGGCGCCACGGTGCTCGCGGCCGTCGTGACGGTTGCGGCGATCGGATCGGCCGCGGCCGCGGCGGCGATGATCTGGCATCCCGGCCCGGCGAAACTCGGTGCGGCGGTGGCGGTGGCGGCGCTGTGCCTGATCACGCCGATCCCACGGCTGGCCGCCGCGCTGGCGCGCATACCGGTGCCGCCGGTACCCACCGCCGGCGCGCCGGTCGACCCGGCCGACGACGATCCCCGGCCCACCATCGAGGGCATCGGGGCCG
This genomic window contains:
- the eccB gene encoding type VII secretion protein EccB, with the protein product MPAQLTTRAQVNGYRFLLRRLDHALVRRDIRMLHDPMRSQARSMVVGVVLGLLGLAGCAILGFLRPVGAVDDAKIVVGKDSGVTYVIVEGHLHPVLNLASARLVAGSDESPTSVKESKLASMPRGPLLGIPGAPAGLTGPAGGARSSWTLCETTVLSKSGSAVSSPGVITTVSSAEPEPGDRSRPMRDDQALLVEYGGRIHLLYRGLRAEVDPNDPAVARALKLTPEHRPRPAGPGLLNAALEVPPIAAPLIPQTGAPGPATLVDHRIGEVIRGGGELYVIVAEGVQRVSEFTAQLLRNANSLGAGEIPTVPPDVLNGVRVVNTLPVDRFPDVAPDIVAAEQMPVACLAWSRGEHDRLARVGTLVGDALPMSESAEPVEPVSADGIGERVDGVYVPPMTGEFVQVTGIEPDSVRRQSLYYIGDNGVRYGIPDMATARILGLGDEPRLAPWPIVGGLIAGPALEKAAALTAHDR
- the eccD gene encoding type VII secretion integral membrane protein EccD, which translates into the protein MTESAITEDDDVEPELCRVSVVGGNTQVDIALPAAVPIGAYIADVVDLVLSRNPPPVDDEASELDGGHWTLARLGRDAIATTRSLNEADICDGDLLVLRAVDSRELPALFDDVIDAVARLTESGFRGWSATAAGWTGMIAAVAAVCVEIGLLLGARAGTDTSAQAWVAVGGGFVALGAAVVAARVYRADAPAATLSVCGCGLICAGAALFVPGAPGAPHAMLGGAVTVVVAVGCHRISGAGATVLAAVVTVAAIGSAAAAAAMIWHPGPAKLGAAVAVAALCLITPIPRLAAALARIPVPPVPTAGAPVDPADDDPRPTIEGIGAVGATVLPSAAGLHRRAGAATRYQSGMLLGVTVVAVLGALAALVSPGSIRWSSVSLAVVIGIVLCLRGRAFADSKQAAALIGGGAVVLLAVPVALGLAAESLRLPGAGLCTAYAAVALGLGVIGPTRELTPTARRAGEIVEYLLICSIVPLTLWTLELYELARDI